The stretch of DNA TTGCCAGGAAGCAAGAATTGTGTTAGGCTCTGTAGCTCCAACTGTCGTTAGGGCAAAAACAGCAGAAAGCCTGATTTTGAGTAATAGGCTTGAATCCAAGGTAATCGAAAAGGCTGCACAAGCTGCTGCTCAAGAGGTAAGACCTATAACTGATATTCGTTCTACAGAGGAATACAGAAAACAAATGGTTGCCGTATTGGTAAGGCGAGCCTTGGAAAAATGTTGTAAAAACTCCGGAGAGGTGAATACAGTATGAAAAAGGAACTGGCGACGTTTATCGTTAATGGAGTGTCACATGACGTGGTTATAACCTCGAACATGACACTTGTTGAGTTGTTGCGTGATGAACTGAATCTAACCGGTGCGCGAGAGAGTTGTGGAGATGGCGATTGCGGGTGTTGCACAGTGTTGATTGACGGCAAACCAACTCTGGCATGCCTTACACTGGCCGTAACCGTAAAAAGGAAAAACATTTTGACCATTGAGGGATTGGCAGAAGGTGAGAATTTACATCCTCTTCAAAAGTCGTTTGTAGAGCACGGTGCTCTCCAGTGTGGGTACTGTACTCCTGGAATGATACTTTCCGCCAAATTTCTCTTGGATGAAAATCCAAATCCAAAAAGGGAAGAAGTCAAAAAAGGGTTGGGTGGAAATTTGTGCCGGTGTACCGGCTATAACAAGATTATTAAGGCGGTGTTGTCAGTCGGGGGAGGGGGTAAATGAAATGGGTCAGAAGTTATCCGTTGTCGGTAAAAGTTTACCATTAAAAGAAGCGTGGGATAAGGTAACCGGTAAAGCACAATACAGTACTACTATGAATTTACCCGGTATGTTGGTCGGTAAGATTTTAAGGAGTCCTCACGCTCATGCACGAATAGTTAGTATTGACATAAGTAAAGCCAGAGCGCTACCCGGTGTCAAGGCAGTTGTCACTGCTAATGATTTCCCAAAGAAATTATTTACGGTTAATGTGATGCATTGGCAGTTGGATGGGGGCGAACTGATGGACATGTACCTCTTTGCCGATGTTGCTCGTTACATTGGTGATCCAATAGCTGCAGTGGCTGCCGTGAACGAGGAAATTGCAAAAGAAGCACTGGCACTCATTCACGTGGAATATGAAGTTTTGCCGGCTGTTTTCACGGTGGAGGATGCGGTAAAAGAGGGCGCGCCTCAGATACGCGATAACGCTGCAGGTAATATAGTCGTGCCACCTATGTCAGTATTTCCCACAGGTGATATGGAACAGGGGTTTAAAGAGGCGGACGTGGTCGTCGAGGGAACCTATACCACCTCTAAAGCAATACAGGCCGGGATGGAGAATGCGTGCAGTATTGCAAGCTATAACTCCGGTACGGGGAGGTTGACAGTGTGGAGTCAGACTCAGCTCCCTCATATGGCTAGGAGGATGATTGCTCATTTATTCGATATGGACGAAGGTAGGGTCAGAATTATACAGCCCTATGCCGGTAATGGGTTTGGAGCAGGAACGGATTTAAATTGCGAACCGCAATGTTGTGCGCTGGCAATAAAGGCATGTGCACCAGTGAAAATCATGTACGACCGAGCGGAAGACTTTTCCAACCGGCTCACCCGCGAACACATATGTAAAATTGAAATGAAGATTGGCGCTAAGCAAGATGGTACACCAACCGCATTGAAAGCCAAGTACACAGGTGATGCAGGAGCCTATATGGCGAAAACAGCTTCTGGTGCGGGCGTTGCCCTTGCTTCCAATATTACCTGCTATGAGATACCAAATATATACCAGGAAATAGAGGTAGTGTATACCAACCACGTGGCGTGTGGAGCGTTTAGAGGATTTGGCGGCATGCAGTCGACTTTTGTGCGCGAAACATTAGTGGATGAAATTTGCCAAAAAGTTGGGATGGATCCGGTAGAATTCAGGATGAAATTTCACAGGAAGGTCGGTGGTCTGGGGTGGTTTCCAGGGACCAAGATCACCAGTTGCGCGCTTGATAAGTGTTTAGAGATAGGAGCAGAGAAAATAGGTTGGAAGGAAAAGAGGGCCAGAAAGAAGGAAGGGATTCGAAGAAAAGGTGTAGGTGTTGCGTGTATGGGTTGGTTGAGCGGTGCCCAGCCAATGCTTTTGGAGCTTTCAAATGCCCTTCTAAAGTTTAATGAAGACGGCTCATGCAATATGATTGTAACTCCAGGGAATATAGGACAGGGATGTTTGGGTTCATTGTCCCAAATCGCAGCCGAAGTACTAGGATTAAATTATGAGGATATTCATCCGATATCCTATGACACCGACTTAACCGAGTGGTCCGTTGGAACTCATGCCTCCCGGGGGCTTTATTGTTTGGGACTCGCGGTGAAAAAGGCCGCCGAAAACGCCAGGGAACAGTTTCTTAGAAGGGCTGCTAATATTTTAAAGGTAGCTCCTGTTGAACTCGCAATGGGTGGTAAAAGAATTTATGTTGCCGCAGATCCACAAAAGGGGATTTCAGTGGCAGACGTGGCCAAGGATGCCATTTATAACTATAGTGGAAACAGCGAACAGATCACTGCCCGTGCCAGTATTACGCCCACTGCTTTTGCGCCTCCCTGGCAGGCGGGCTTTGTAGACCTTGAGGTTGACATGGAGACCGGGCAAGTATCGATAATCAAATGGATAACGGTTCACGATATTGGAAAAGCGATCAATCCAATGACAGTTGAAGGCCAGCTCGACGGAGGAACCGGTCAAGGTATAGGGTTTGCGCTGTATGAGGACACCATTATTAGTACCGAAAACGGGAAAATGGTAGCGGACGGGTTTGACAAGTACAAGATCCCGTCCATCCTGGATATGCCGGATAACGAGTCCTTGCTGGTGGAAGAGGAAGACCCCACAGGCCCGTTTGGGGCAAAAAGCGTGGGTGAGTCGGGGATCTTCCTGCAAGCGCCTGCCATAGCTAATGCTATCTACGATGCTGTAGGTGTAAGAATTAGGGATGTTCCAATAACACCGGAAAGAATTATGAGTGCATTAAAAGCGAAAGGTCAATGATTTGGACTCCATTCCATGAGGATAGGGGTATAACAATAGGGGTATAACATTAGATAAAAAAAATAAACCAGACTTTAATTATTAGTCATTTTTGTCAAAAATTGCAAAGGCTTAATGGATGGTTTGACAGATTTGACACACAGCAATTCATTTCGCGTAAGGATTAAGTAACTTAGTATTAAAAAACCACTACTCAACCCTGAATTTTGGACTTTCGCACTTAGTTTTTGAAGTGGTACATGATTTGCTACAAAATAAAATTAAATCATTAATATTTAAACATTGGTTGATAGGTTATTAATTATCGTTCAAGGAGGTCAAAGCCATGGGATACCAGTTACGCGGTAAAACATTTGACGAATTTAGTATAGGTGAAGAATACTACACCGCCTCACGAACCATCACCGAATCAGACGTAGCAACATTTGCCGGCTTATCAGGTGACTACAACCCCCTGCATACCGACGAAACCTTTATGCAAAACAGCCCGTTTGGTACTCGTATCGCCCACGGAGCATTAATCCTTTCCGTGGCCACCGGATTGGCTAATCAACTAGGCATATTTGAAGGAACCACCATAGCAGTACTGGAAATGACCACCCGATTTACCGGTGCCGTAAAATTTGGCGATACCATCCGGCTAGTACAAAAAATAGCCGAGAAAAAAGAAAGCAAAAAAGCCGACCGGGGCGTAGTAAATGTAGCCATAAAAGTGCTAAACCAGCGTGACGAATCAGTGCTTGAAGGAACCTGGGTAATCATGCTCACACGTAAACAATGATCAATATTAAATTTTAAAAAAGAAAGGAAGTAAAAACTTATGCGATTAAAAGATAAAGTAGCCCTAATCACAGGAGCGGGAAGCGGCATTGGAGAAGCCACCGCCCGGCGATTCATTGCCGAAGGGGCATTAGTAGCACTAAACGACGTAAACACCGAAGGAATAACCCGTGTAAGCCGTGAACTAGCGGCTCAGGGTGCACGCGTAATAGTAGTAGAAGGAAACGTAACCAGCAAAAGCGATGTGGAACAAATGGTAGAAAACACTCTTAAAGAATATAAGCGCATCGACATTCTCATCAACAACGCCGGCATCAACAAAGACGCCCTGACCAAAAAAATGACCGAAGAGCAATGGGACAGCGTCATAGACGTCAACCTCAAAGGCACCTTCTTATGCTGCCAGGCCGTATTTGGTCCTATGAGTGAACAGAAATACGGCAAAATCAACAACACTGCCTCCATTGGCGCCTACGGTAACATCGGCCAGGCCAACTACGCAGCCAGCAAAGCAGGAGTAGTAGGCATGAGCTGGGCACTGGCGTTGGAATACGCCCGCTACAACATCAACGTCAACGTAGTCGCCCCGGGAGCCACCAATACCCCCATGACCGCCGGTATGCCTGACAAAGTACGCGACATGATCATCAATAGCATTCCGTTAAAACGCATGGCCGACCCAGCAGAAATTACCAACGCCCACCTCTTTCTAGCCAGTGATGAAGCCAACTACATTACCGGCCAGGTAATCTTTGTTGATGGCGGTATAACTATAGGCATATAAAAATTACTTTTATCGATACAATCGCGGAGGTGTAAACAAATGACCAATGTTGTCGTCATATCCGCCGGCGTAGCCAAATTCGGCAATCGCGAAGCATCATACCGGGATCTTATTACCGAAGCCGGTCATGCCTGCTTTAACGCCACCGGTGGGGCCATCAAACCCAAAGACATAGACGGATTCATCGCCTGCAGCGTAATGCCCGAACGAACAGCGGTACAAAGCCACATAGCATCACTAGCCGAAGAATGTTTGGGCATTAACCCCAGCACCATGTCCCTGCGTTTGGAACATATGTGCCAGAGCGGCAATGCCGGCATCCGCACAGCCTACGCCTACATCAAAGCCGGACTGTGCAAAATGGTCATGGTAGTAGGAGCAGAGAAACTCCAGGTACCCGTACCGGAAGAAATATTTCTAAACATGAGCACCGGGCTGGATCGTGAATGGGAAGCCTGCCAGGGAGTAACCGCACCCATCATGTTTGCTATGTGCGCACGGACACACATGCGCAAATACGGTACCACCAGAGAGCAAATGGCCAAAGTCGCCGTAAAAAACCATGCCCATGCCGCCAAAAACCCTTACGCCCAATTTCAAAAAGGCGTATCGCTGGAACAGGTACTCACCGCCAAAAGAATCACCACCCCCTTTGGCCTGTACGACTGCTCACCCATCAGTGACGGCGCGGCGGCAGTCATCATCACCAGTGCCGAGCGAGCCAAAGACTATACCGACAAACCCGTATACATTATCGGCACCGGCCAATCCGTACACGGACTTACCTTTTCCAACCATTACACAGACCTGTCCCACTGGCCGCCGTTAAAACAAGCGGCTGAGAGCGCCTACAAAATGGCCCAAATTAAACCAGCCGACATAGACGTAGCCGAAATACACGACTGCTTCACCATAGCAGAAATCATCACCACCGAAGAACTGGGTTTTTGCGCCAAAGGCGAAGGCGGCCCGTTTATAGAAGCCGGGCAAAGCGACTACGGCGGCCAGGTAGTCGTTAACCCCCGGGGAGGGCTGCTGGGTTGTGGCCACCCCCTGGGAGCCACCGGCGTAGCGCAAACAGCAGAAATATTCTGGCAGCTGCGGGGTGAAGCCGGAGAACGACAAGTAAACAACGCCAGAATCGGGTTAACCCACAACAACTCAGGGCCTACAGAACACCTGGTCAACATCTTCTCCACGGAGGTGGTCTAATGACAACCAACTATGTAGCGACCATAGACCCGTTCCCCCACCAAAGCCCAAAACTAACCAAAATGTACCCGTTTTATGACCACCTCAGAAAAGGCCGGCTGGTTACTACCCAGTGCCGGGAATGTCGGCATACCACCTGGCCGCCTAAAACAATATGCCCCGCTTGCGCTTCGGCCGGGGTAGAATGGGTCGATCTGCCGGAAGAAGGCACCGTAATCGAATACACCATAGCCGAAAGAGGCATTCCTGCCGGCTTTTCCATACCCACCATATTCGTACTGGTACAAATAGGGCCGGTAAGAATTCTCTCACGGCTGATTGATGCCGATCCCGACCAGGTAGAAACAGGCATTTCGGTAAAGCCGGCCGTAGTGCAAGTGCCCGGTACACCCTATGATCCGGAGCGTTTCTTACCGGTATTCAAGCTAAAAACAAAATAAGCCGGTGGTTAAATAACCGGGCAATAGCTGTTTAGATAGGAGAGATAAACATGGATCCCAGGATAAATGAAGAACAGCTCATGATGATGCGCAACGTGCGCAAGATAATGGAAGAAAAAGTAGCACCCCGGGCAGCGGAAATAGATGAAAAAGCGGTATTCCCCAGAGATGTGCACCAACTGTTCAGTGAAAACGAAATATACTCTTTGGTAGTACCTCCTGAATACGGAGGTTTAGACGGCCAATTACTCACCCTGTGCATTTGCATATCGGAAATATCCAGGGTATGCGCCTCTTCGTCCATGGTACTGGGCAACCAGTCCCTTGGTGCAGCCCCCATAGCATTACGGGGGAATGAACAGCAAAAAAGTCGCTATTTGCCCAAAACAGCCACCGGGGAATTGCTACCCTGCTTTGCCCTGACCGAACCCAACGCCGGGTCCGATGTTAGCTCAATGCAAACCAGAGCGGTACCGGACGGCGATGATTACATTATAAGTGGTAACAAGTGCTTTATTACCCACGCGGAAGTGGGAGATCCATTTACCGTATTTGCCAAGGTAAGAGTAAATGGCAAAGACAAAATAACTGCATTTATAGTAGACCGCGACACCCCCGGTTTAAGTTTTGGTAAGAATGAAAATAAAATGGGGTTGCGGGGCTCTCCTACCGGAACGGTAATTCTGGAAAATGTTAGAGTTCCTAAAGAAAATATACTGGGCAATATCGGAGACGGCTTTCGTATTGCCTTTGATTCACTGGACAAAGGGCGGATCATGACCGGCGCTATGGCCATCGGGCTGGCACAGGGCGCCCTGGAATGCGCCCGGGACTACGCCAAAACCCGGGTGCAGTTTGGCAAACTAATTGGCGAGCAGCAGGGCATTCAATTCATGCTAGCCGACATGGAAACAAGCATCCAGGCGGCACGCAGCCTGATGTTAACCGCGGCATACAAGTATGACAATAAAGAAGCGGATATGGTCAGGTTTTCAGCGATGAGCAAGCTGTTTGCAACCGATATGGTCATGAATGTAACTACCAATGCGGTACAGATTCTTGGCGGCTACGGATATTGCCGTGAGTATCCGGTGGAGCGGATGATGCGTGATGCCAAAGTATTTGCAATTTTTGAGGGAACCAACCAGATTCAGCGCATTGTTATCGCCAGGGATTTAATGAAAGATTAGATGGGCGTGCTAAAAATTAACTACCTTAAAAATAGTTATTCTGGCGCCACCCTGGCCGAATTTACACCTAACATTGCTATAAAAACAACCGCCTGCTTAGCTGATGGAGAAAATGCTATAAAAGGTATTATGCAAATATGGTTAAAAAAACGCTTCTAAAATCAAACAATTAAACCTGCTGCCCGTACCAAATTGTTTATTAATATGCAGACAATCACACCCACGGCGGTAGGTATCAAGGCAGCCAGTAATGTCCAGCGCCAGCTGTGTTGTTCCCTTTGAATGGTGAATAGCGTGGTGCCGCACGGCCAATGGCAAAGGGAGAATGTCATGGTGCACAGAGCCGTCAGCCAGGTCCACCCGTGCTGATCTACCAGCAGATGGCGCAGGTCGGCCAGGCTGGACAGCTCTGTCATGGCACCGCCGCAAACATAGCTCATGATCAGGATGGGTAACACAATTTCATTGGCCGGCAGGCCCAGTATAAAGGCCAGTAATATGAAACCATCCAAACCCATAAGCCTGGCCAGGGGATCCATCCAGCCGGCTATGATGGATAATAGAGTGGCGCTGCCGATAGTGGTGTTGGCCAGTATCCAGATTAAACCACCGGCTGGAGCCGCGATTATCACGGCCCGGCTCAGTACAAACAAGGTGCGGTCCAGTACCGAGCGAATGAGCACCTGGCCCACCAGTGGCTTTCTATAAGGCGGCAGTTCCAGAGTAAATGATGACGGTTTACCCCGCAATATGGTTTTGGACAGCAGCCATGATATCGATAGCGTAACGGCAATACCAAAGACAACCAATCCGGCTACGGCCATTGTAGCCACTGCGCTGCTCAATGATAAAGACACTGAACCGGCTATAAATATGCTCACCAGGGCAATTAATGTGGGAAACCTTCCGTTGCAGGGCACAAAATTGTTAGTTAGCGTGGCAATCAGCCGCTCCCGGGGTGACTCAATAATGCGGCAGGCAATAATGCCCGCGGCATTGCACCCAAAGCCCATGCTCATGGTCAGTGCCTGTTTGCCGTGGGCCCCGGCCTTTTTGAAAAAACGGTCCAAGTTAAAGGCCACCCGGGGCAAATAGCCGAGATCTTCTAGTAGAGTGAACAGGGGAAAGAAAATGGCCATTGGCGGCAGCATGACTGCTATAACCCAGGCCAGGCTCCGGTAGACTCCCAAAACCAAAAAACCGTGCAGCCAATCCGGGGCGTTAAGGACCATAAATAAGTCTGTCAGCCGGGCCTCAATCCAAAAGAGCCCCGTGGCCAGCAAGCCCGACGGTATATTGGCACCGGCAATAGTTATCCAAAATACTACCGCCAGTACGCCGAACATGATGGGAAAGCCCCATACCGGGGATGTTATTATGTTATCAATTTGGCGGTCAAAGTCACGTCGGCTGGTGGAGGTGTGGCTGACTACGTCACCAGCAATTTGCTCAGCGGTACGGTAAATACTGGTTACAATACTGTCCCTGAATTGGCTCTGGCGCGGGCTGGTGAATTTTTGGGCTTCCTCCAGCAGCGGTGCTAAAGTTTTTTGCGCCATCAGGCCAATCCCTCCTGTGCCAAGGGCACGGCCGCTGCTGTTTCCCTGGCGTTTAAATAATTTTCTATGGTCCGTACCAGCCTGGTATCACAGTCAAGCAGGCGTAGGGTCAGCCAGCGGGAGTTGATATCCTCGCCTACTAAGGCCCGAACCCGGGGCTCCAGCTGGGCGATGGCTTCCTCTACTTCCTTGCTGTAGCGCACAGGCTGCGGTTTCGGCAGTATGCGTCCCATTGCCACATCGTCAACCAGATCCATCAACCGAGACAAGCCTTCACCACTTCTGGCGGCGGTGGCGACAACGGGTACCCCCAGCCGATCGCTTAGTTTGGCAGTATTTAGCTGTATTTTTTTGCGCCTGGCCTCGTCAATTAGATTTACACAAACGATTACCTTGTCGGTGATTTCCATGACCTGCAGGGCCAGGTTCAGGTTGCGTTCCAGGCAGGTGGCGTCTACCACCACAATGGTGGCATCGGGCCTGGCAAAACAGATGAAATCCCGAGCCACTTCTTCGTCGGCTGAATTGGCCAGCAGTGAATAGGTGCCCGGCAGGTCGATTAGTCTATACCGGCGCGATTTGTGTATATAAGTGCCTTCAGCCCGCTGAACCGTTTTACCCGGCCAGTTGCCGGTATGTTGCCGTAAACCCGTTAAAGCATTAAACACAGTGCTTTTACCCGTATTGGGATTACCCGCTAACGCGATTACGTAATCACAGTTATCTGTATTTGCATTAAATATCTCCCGGGTGGTTAACTGTCCGGTTGATTGGTAGGTAAGGCCCATTTCTTCAGTTCCTTTCATAAAAATATGGCTTAAGGGAGTTATGCTGCTGAGTTAGTGTTATATTAATCAATGGAAAAGTATTCTAAGTAGTGGGTGGTCTATCCAGTAAGCAGGTAAAACAGCTATTCCCAGGGACTTACAAGTACTTTTCCGGCCACTTCCCGGCGCAGCGCAATCACTGTGCCCCTAATATTAAAGGCAATGGGATCGCCCACCGGGCTGCGCCTGATAACTTCCACTTTTGTACCCGGTACCAGGCCCAGATCCAGCAGTCTTCGCCGGGTTAAACCTTCGGCTACAACTTCTGTAACCAGTGCGAAAGATCCATTGCTCAAGCAATTAAGTGTGGTAATATTACTCACGCGCTACCCCTCCGAACTTTATGGTGTTTTAGTTTGTTAAATGTATCTAACAAATCCTGTATAATTATATGTGACTCTTGCTTAAGGTGTTACTGTTCCGGCGTGTCAAAACGTGGCAAGGGATATATAAAATGCCCGGCTGGGAGTAGCCGGGCGGATGGCGGTAAAAACACAGATACCGCAACTTATTTGTGTTTAGCTTGCCGTGATTATCTATTATGGCTTAACAAAGTCCCTGTCTCGCCTATCATTCCTGACAGCCGGACAACTGGCTGTGACTGGACTAACTAATCGTGCCGTGGGTGGCGATAGCCCTATCAATCCTGGTAGCCGTCTACCAGACCCATCCCTTGTTCTTTTCTTTGCCGAAAATGTTTTAAATATTGTTTGGTGCATTCACTATTATGCTCAAAAAAATCAACCAGACTTTCAATGGCCCAAATGGTGGGCATTGATAAATAGTGCTCCATTGCCTCGGCCTCTGCTTTGATATCGCAGCTGGAATTAATCACCCGCAAAAATTTTTGCAGTATACTATTCCTTTCCACGAGAAATTGGCCTAATTTACGCCCTTTATCTGTTAAAACCAGCTCTCTGTATTTTTTGTATACTAAATAGTTCTCACTGCTTAATTTCCTAATTGCATTGTTTACCGAGGGCATGGTTACATCAAGGCAGGCGGCTATGTCACTGACGCGCACCACGTCATTATTTAAAGAAAAACGATATATTTCCTCCAGGTAATCTTCCAGGCTAGGTGACAACAAGTTTTTTACCTCCTTTAATGTACCCACACCGGCTACCTGCCCCATACGGTCCAAACTGCGATGGCCGGGCAGCCAGACCCAACTTATATTAGACTAAGTCTTTGGTAAACTTTATTAATTCAAAGGTAAAAAAATGTCTGCCCATTGATTATTTATCGCATATTTAATTTTGTCATATTTTCACACAAACTAATTGTTTAATATATGAAGCTGTCCAGCTTGATAAAATGTGATAAAATAAATGTGGTTTTTGAAATCAAGCGAGAAGAATAGCAGGTTGGCAGGATAAAAATTTTTATTTTCTGGATAGATAATAGCCTTCGGTTAATTAGCCGGGGGTTTATTTTTTATCAACAAGGAAATTGGGATTACCTGGTTTTTGCCGGCACCATCATACCTGGGGTATCATTTTTATCTGCAGACCGGGCTTGTTAGTAATGCATAAAAAATTGACGGCACTGTTGCCATATGAGCACAACCGGGTTATGATACCGTGCATAGAGAGTAGTTGTATTATTGGCCGCATTAGTGATATTTAGGAGAGATGCTGCTTGGCTAAAATTTTAGTGGTAGACGATGAACGATTGCTGGTCAAGGGACTGAAGCGCAGTCTGGAAAACGAGGGCTATGAGGTGGCAGTGGCCTATGATGGTGCCGAGGCGCTATCTCTGGTGCGCCGTATGACATTAGATTTGGTGTTGCTGGATATTATGCTGCCCCAGGTGGATGGGCTGGAGGTATGCCGGCGTATCCGTCAGTTCAGCAATGTGCCCATTATTATGCTGACCGCCCGGGGAGATGCCGTGGACAAAATTGTCGGGCTTGAACTTGGTGCCGATGATTATTTAGCCAAGCCCTTTAATACCCGGGAATTAATAGCCCGCATCAGAGCCATACTGCGCCGGGTGCCCTCCGCCCGGGGTGGGTCAGGCGGCGGCCGGAGTCCATGTGGTTTGGATGAACCAGGACAAGCCAGTGACCGGGAAAAACCCGGTAGGGGGTCAGCCAGTACAGGAGTTCAACTGGACGATGGACTGACTGGTGGTGCGGGAACCTGGGGGCGCCCTGTCGCGCCCGATAGTTTA from Desulfoscipio gibsoniae DSM 7213 encodes:
- a CDS encoding response regulator transcription factor yields the protein MAKILVVDDERLLVKGLKRSLENEGYEVAVAYDGAEALSLVRRMTLDLVLLDIMLPQVDGLEVCRRIRQFSNVPIIMLTARGDAVDKIVGLELGADDYLAKPFNTRELIARIRAILRRVPSARGGSGGGRSPCGLDEPGQASDREKPGRGSASTGVQLDDGLTGGAGTWGRPVAPDSLSPGDHLNAPEGLGRGIQEVQPGAGLPEQVIKAGGLEINVPRQSVRRDGRTVELTAREFDLLLTLARHPGRIFTRDILLEQVWGSRYFGEPRVVDVYIRRLRQKIEPDTNNPRWIMTRWGAGYYFAEDYSGDYL